One genomic region from Spirosoma sp. KCTC 42546 encodes:
- a CDS encoding bifunctional nuclease family protein produces MCVRLVNETNQMEAIELTIVALSESLSQPGNYALILEDMVSQRRVPLIIGPAEARAIAMAIEKMTPYRPQTHDLFFQTLERLNTHPTSVEIHRVGENSVFFAYLHLNTPSGPVSIDARPSDAIALAVRAGCSIFMNKTVLDISGYYPDDTARALDGFYAACTLTELDDLLDNTLKKEDYESAALVRDAIERRK; encoded by the coding sequence ATGTGTGTTCGTTTAGTCAATGAAACCAATCAGATGGAAGCGATTGAACTTACTATTGTGGCCCTGTCAGAAAGCCTGTCACAACCGGGTAACTACGCGCTTATTCTGGAAGATATGGTCAGTCAACGTCGTGTTCCGCTGATTATTGGTCCTGCTGAAGCTCGGGCTATTGCTATGGCAATAGAGAAAATGACTCCCTATCGACCGCAAACCCACGATCTGTTTTTTCAGACACTCGAACGCCTGAACACGCATCCAACGAGCGTTGAGATTCATCGGGTTGGCGAAAACAGTGTATTCTTTGCCTATCTACACCTCAATACCCCATCTGGGCCAGTAAGTATTGATGCCCGACCTTCCGACGCCATTGCATTAGCGGTCCGGGCGGGCTGTTCGATCTTTATGAACAAAACGGTTCTGGATATAAGTGGCTACTATCCCGACGATACTGCCCGCGCCCTGGATGGCTTTTACGCAGCTTGTACCCTCACCGAACTCGACGATTTGCTCGATAATACCCTGAAAAAAGAAGATTACGAGAGCGCAGCCCTTGTGCGTGACGCCATTGAGCGTCGAAAATAA
- a CDS encoding sensor histidine kinase: MKTFNDRPLRIFGPLTLFVVGTVFFRLNWYFEQPFSSVLRTDLIALSAGYFCWNLARWVVLSLQKYYPGLANTRRRLQWMVLALPVLVNIGWLVRQVAHIAFNGLTTFDTTLPAYTYSLGIQLFYHAIYFVIYEGSYVLLAWQQAYERNERLKKRKLQLQLDTLKSQINPHFLFNSLNSLSSLIYDNPGQAENVVDEISSVYRYLLRANDGELTTLGRELQFIQSYFHLLKTRYGACLDLRISVQEAQLEMKLPALTLQLLLENAVKHNIMLPERPLRVVIETQEQWLIVRNNLQRKSTPVLSNRIGLTNIATKYRLLGEGDLSILEADGQFVVTLPLLAHQYEMPVRS, encoded by the coding sequence TTGAAGACCTTTAATGACCGGCCGTTACGAATTTTTGGTCCACTCACCCTGTTTGTAGTTGGAACCGTATTTTTTCGCCTGAACTGGTACTTTGAGCAACCCTTCAGCAGCGTACTCCGAACCGATCTGATTGCCCTTAGTGCGGGATACTTTTGTTGGAATCTGGCCCGCTGGGTGGTGCTTTCCTTACAAAAATACTATCCAGGTCTGGCCAATACCCGCCGTCGTCTGCAGTGGATGGTGCTGGCCCTTCCCGTGTTGGTCAATATTGGCTGGCTTGTCCGGCAGGTAGCTCACATCGCTTTCAACGGGTTAACTACATTCGATACGACACTGCCTGCCTATACCTACTCACTAGGTATTCAGCTATTTTACCATGCTATCTATTTTGTTATTTACGAAGGCAGTTATGTGCTACTAGCCTGGCAGCAGGCTTATGAGCGAAACGAACGACTCAAAAAACGAAAGCTTCAACTTCAGCTCGATACCCTGAAAAGCCAGATCAACCCGCACTTTCTGTTCAATAGCCTCAACTCGCTCTCCTCGCTGATTTACGACAATCCCGGTCAGGCCGAAAATGTTGTGGATGAAATCAGTAGTGTGTACCGGTATTTGCTACGTGCCAATGATGGGGAATTAACAACTCTTGGCCGGGAGTTGCAGTTTATTCAGTCCTATTTTCACCTGTTGAAAACCCGTTACGGGGCATGCCTTGATTTGCGGATTTCTGTTCAGGAAGCACAGCTGGAAATGAAGCTTCCGGCACTAACCCTCCAGCTGCTGCTGGAAAATGCTGTTAAACACAACATTATGTTGCCCGAACGACCGCTCCGGGTGGTTATAGAGACCCAGGAACAGTGGTTAATTGTGCGCAATAACTTGCAGCGGAAGAGTACCCCTGTACTGTCCAATCGGATTGGGTTGACCAACATCGCGACCAAATACCGATTACTGGGTGAAGGCGATCTATCTATTCTGGAAGCGGATGGACAGTTTGTGGTGACTTTACCCTTACTGGCTCATCAATATGAAATGCCGGTTCGTTCATGA
- a CDS encoding glycosyltransferase, translating into MNTKRILFASMPLEGHFNPLTGLAVHLQRLGYDVRWYTGPSYADKVRRLGLPFYPYQQAIELNQDNFDEIIPERKQIKGAIAKLRFDINHAFLLRVPEFVADLTSIHQEWPFELLVCDVAFTGAPFIRQLLNVPVAAVGVVPLIETSRDLPPSGMGLTPMRGVLGRPIQALLRYLITHHLLKTCTDQYNQLLQAYGLPKTSKFLFDAMIQHCDVLLQSGAPGFEYPRSDMSETIRFVGPMLPYTNGVKRPFADVTKARMYERVVLVTQGTVERDATKLIVPTLDAFKNDSRTLVIVTTGGSQTAELRERYPQENVIIEDFIDFNSVMPYTDVYVTNAGYGGVMLSLQHGLPMVAAGVHEGKNEIAARVGYVNVGVNLKTERPTARQIQTAVEEVLTNRDYKRNAQRLRAEFKQYNPNALCTKYITDLLGKQPVVCEPVLNPVE; encoded by the coding sequence ATGAACACTAAACGTATTCTATTCGCCAGTATGCCCTTAGAAGGGCACTTTAATCCACTAACAGGGCTGGCCGTTCATCTGCAACGGCTTGGCTACGATGTTCGCTGGTATACGGGGCCTTCGTATGCCGACAAAGTTCGTCGGCTTGGTTTACCGTTTTATCCGTATCAGCAGGCCATCGAGCTGAATCAGGATAATTTCGACGAGATAATACCGGAACGGAAGCAAATAAAGGGGGCTATTGCCAAGCTGCGATTCGATATTAACCATGCTTTTCTGTTGCGGGTACCGGAGTTTGTTGCCGATCTGACCAGTATTCATCAGGAGTGGCCGTTCGAGTTGCTCGTTTGCGATGTTGCCTTCACCGGTGCGCCCTTTATCCGACAATTGCTCAATGTGCCGGTGGCAGCAGTGGGTGTAGTGCCGCTCATCGAAACCTCCCGGGATTTGCCCCCGTCGGGGATGGGGCTAACACCAATGCGTGGGGTGCTGGGTAGACCCATACAGGCTTTACTGCGTTACCTGATCACGCATCACCTGCTAAAAACATGCACGGATCAATATAATCAACTGCTCCAGGCGTATGGCTTACCCAAAACATCCAAATTTCTCTTCGATGCCATGATTCAGCACTGCGACGTGTTACTGCAAAGCGGTGCGCCTGGGTTTGAGTACCCCCGTTCCGATATGAGCGAGACTATTCGGTTTGTTGGTCCCATGCTGCCTTATACTAATGGCGTAAAGCGCCCATTCGCGGACGTAACTAAAGCCCGGATGTATGAGCGTGTAGTTCTGGTAACGCAGGGAACCGTTGAGCGCGACGCAACGAAACTGATTGTTCCAACACTCGATGCCTTCAAAAACGATAGCCGAACGCTCGTCATTGTAACAACCGGGGGCTCACAAACCGCTGAATTAAGAGAGCGCTACCCCCAGGAAAACGTCATTATCGAAGACTTCATTGACTTCAACTCCGTTATGCCGTATACGGATGTATACGTGACCAACGCAGGCTACGGTGGTGTAATGCTGAGCCTTCAGCATGGTTTGCCAATGGTGGCGGCCGGGGTTCACGAAGGTAAAAATGAGATTGCTGCCCGTGTTGGGTATGTTAATGTGGGGGTAAACTTAAAAACTGAGCGTCCTACGGCCCGCCAGATTCAGACAGCCGTAGAAGAGGTGCTGACCAACCGGGACTACAAGCGGAATGCGCAACGCCTTCGGGCTGAATTTAAGCAGTATAATCCCAATGCACTTTGTACAAAGTACATTACAGACTTGCTGGGAAAGCAGCCAGTCGTGTGCGAGCCTGTCCTGAACCCTGTGGAGTAA
- a CDS encoding sensor histidine kinase, translated as MKPLNDTRLRLLGPVGLFLFVGLFFRLDWYLKLPFKTTLFNDAIALTAGLVCWQIARYVVLQIQYRYPGLVNTRRRLLYLLAALPVLVFFAWLMRHWVRYLIDGKFLYFTSAVELSRTLGIQVFYHIIYFSVYEGWYILRQWQRETVESSDLEKMSLQSQLTSLQSQVNPHFLFNSLNSLSALIRENPDSADQFLDELTSVFRYLLQAGDQHLIPLRDELSFIRSYFHLLQTRYQTGLLLKLAIDEPLQTMFIPPLTLQMLVENAVRYNVILPEQPLHICISTTPDGWLRVENTLQRKPLRVDTTGARLTNLATKYELLGQETVLIEERRGWFVVTVPLLNEESSINSPKLLFNK; from the coding sequence ATGAAACCACTCAATGACACCCGCCTGCGTTTACTTGGCCCGGTTGGGTTGTTTTTGTTTGTTGGCCTTTTTTTTCGGCTGGACTGGTATCTCAAACTGCCTTTTAAAACGACACTGTTCAATGACGCCATTGCGCTGACGGCAGGACTAGTCTGCTGGCAAATTGCCCGCTACGTAGTTTTACAGATTCAATACCGGTATCCGGGCCTTGTCAATACCCGCCGGCGGTTACTGTACTTATTGGCAGCGCTGCCTGTGCTGGTTTTCTTTGCCTGGCTGATGCGTCATTGGGTGCGTTACCTGATTGATGGTAAATTCTTATACTTTACCAGTGCGGTCGAGCTTAGCCGGACGCTTGGTATACAGGTTTTCTATCATATCATTTATTTTTCGGTGTACGAAGGCTGGTACATTCTGCGCCAGTGGCAGCGTGAAACGGTAGAAAGCAGCGACCTGGAGAAGATGTCGCTACAAAGCCAGCTCACGTCCTTACAGAGCCAGGTTAATCCTCATTTTTTGTTTAACAGTCTCAACTCGCTTTCCGCACTGATCCGGGAGAATCCCGATTCTGCCGATCAGTTTTTAGACGAGCTTACCAGTGTGTTTCGATACTTGCTTCAGGCTGGGGACCAGCACTTGATTCCCTTACGCGATGAACTGAGTTTTATTCGGTCGTACTTTCATTTATTACAAACCCGATACCAAACCGGGCTACTCCTCAAATTAGCCATCGATGAACCGTTGCAAACGATGTTCATCCCTCCGCTTACCCTTCAAATGCTGGTTGAAAATGCTGTGCGCTACAATGTCATCCTGCCGGAGCAGCCCCTGCACATATGCATCAGCACAACGCCAGATGGCTGGCTACGCGTTGAAAATACCCTACAACGAAAGCCGCTTCGGGTGGATACAACGGGAGCCCGACTAACGAATCTGGCAACTAAGTATGAGTTATTAGGCCAGGAAACTGTGCTTATTGAAGAGAGAAGAGGTTGGTTTGTTGTAACTGTCCCCTTACTGAACGAAGAGTCGTCGATTAACTCGCCCAAGTTGCTGTTCAATAAGTAG
- a CDS encoding RNA polymerase sigma-70 factor — protein sequence MRPVENFSVSETPFHKGGIHRHDEMQSVVVDNEHLIRVAFAESTNKGFEALFRVYYQALFSHAVRFVYTKEKAEDIVCEVFHDFWKSNSFNSIKITYRAYLYAAVRNRAYSYIRHELREERSMTSPELSEQMPSTESPQLLIEYDELYQRIESVIHNMPPQCQRIFLLSRFEGKKNHEIATELGVALKTVEAHMARALSLLRKVVLALGLLFLVS from the coding sequence ATGCGCCCAGTCGAAAACTTTTCAGTTTCAGAAACTCCCTTTCACAAAGGGGGGATTCACCGGCATGATGAAATGCAGTCAGTAGTGGTAGATAATGAACATCTGATTCGGGTAGCTTTTGCAGAGTCGACAAACAAGGGCTTTGAAGCACTCTTTCGAGTCTATTATCAGGCCTTATTCAGCCATGCAGTTCGCTTTGTCTATACCAAAGAGAAAGCGGAAGATATCGTGTGCGAAGTCTTTCACGATTTTTGGAAGAGCAATAGTTTCAATTCCATTAAGATCACTTATCGGGCTTACCTGTATGCGGCTGTTCGAAACCGGGCCTATAGCTACATCCGCCACGAACTCCGGGAAGAGCGCAGCATGACCTCCCCAGAGCTGTCGGAGCAAATGCCCAGTACCGAAAGCCCGCAATTACTGATCGAATATGATGAGCTCTATCAACGGATCGAATCGGTTATTCACAACATGCCCCCCCAGTGCCAGCGTATCTTTCTGCTGAGCCGGTTCGAAGGAAAAAAGAACCACGAAATCGCTACCGAATTGGGCGTAGCCTTGAAGACCGTTGAGGCCCATATGGCCCGCGCATTAAGCCTCCTCCGTAAGGTCGTCCTCGCCCTGGGCCTGCTTTTTCTGGTTAGTTAA
- a CDS encoding RNA polymerase sigma factor has product MLTLFTDEEVILQFSDSHPRQCFETLYKRYFGKVYRRCLSMTRDHELAQDFAHDIFLKVFAKLDAFQQRSSFSTWLYAISYNYCSDQLRLAKRLKFDSLDNLLKQDIPDSDFAQLHEEKLQLVRDALAQLTMNEQALLHLKYEDGLTVNEIAGLYSLKDCTVKMRLKRSRDRMHKWCTQQYAYPSIPTYS; this is encoded by the coding sequence ATGCTAACTTTATTCACCGATGAAGAAGTAATTCTCCAATTCTCAGACAGCCACCCCAGGCAATGCTTCGAAACCCTGTATAAGCGGTATTTCGGCAAAGTGTATCGTCGCTGTTTGTCCATGACCCGAGATCATGAACTCGCTCAGGACTTTGCCCACGACATCTTTCTGAAGGTGTTTGCTAAACTGGACGCTTTTCAGCAACGATCTAGTTTTTCGACCTGGCTTTATGCCATTTCGTACAACTACTGTTCAGACCAGCTTCGACTCGCGAAGCGGCTTAAGTTTGATTCACTGGACAATCTGTTGAAACAGGATATACCTGATTCGGATTTTGCTCAGTTACACGAAGAGAAGCTCCAACTGGTGAGGGATGCACTGGCACAACTGACAATGAATGAGCAGGCATTACTTCACTTGAAGTATGAAGATGGCTTAACGGTTAATGAAATTGCAGGGTTGTATAGTCTTAAGGATTGTACTGTGAAAATGCGGCTCAAACGAAGTCGGGATAGAATGCATAAATGGTGTACTCAGCAGTATGCCTATCCTTCCATACCCACGTATTCATAA
- a CDS encoding response regulator yields the protein MTNLTTSSSRKFRKATILVVEDNADQWFIIHWALLQRFPEVEAIWMQEPAQAIMYLEACKADVRELPKLILLDLYLPQRQMGWQLLEMIKAHYLFREIPVVILSQSSDPEDISESYSLRSNSYIVKPMGYEKWLDCIASFRHYWWEAVTLPKYA from the coding sequence ATGACCAATTTGACTACTTCATCATCGCGTAAATTTCGAAAGGCAACCATCTTAGTAGTTGAAGATAATGCCGATCAATGGTTCATTATTCATTGGGCATTACTACAGCGTTTTCCTGAAGTGGAGGCTATCTGGATGCAGGAACCTGCTCAGGCAATCATGTATCTGGAAGCCTGTAAAGCCGATGTACGCGAATTGCCAAAACTCATTTTACTGGATTTATACTTACCCCAGCGGCAAATGGGCTGGCAACTGTTAGAAATGATTAAGGCGCATTACCTGTTCCGGGAAATACCCGTTGTTATCCTAAGCCAATCCAGCGATCCTGAAGATATTAGTGAATCCTACTCCCTCCGAAGTAACTCGTACATTGTTAAGCCTATGGGGTACGAAAAATGGCTCGATTGTATTGCTTCATTCCGCCACTATTGGTGGGAGGCTGTTACCTTGCCCAAGTATGCCTGA
- a CDS encoding FecR family protein: MEDILDKKVVFDYFSGHTTPLQKKAVEAWLQDTANHEQYYQWLHEWELSHLQATASWQDAFNRTQERVNQEIPASSPFLSVSYNRSWWAFSNRNMVAAIVLVTLIGASLFGLKDRIFYKTIQVGYGQTEQVKLTDGSLVVLNANSSIRFPRFGFGDGTRTVELTGEADFQVQHSPKNQRFVVVTPKGLQVTVLGTQFTVFARQRRSQITLRTGKVALQMSQTPKAPSIIMKPGDLVTLDNSGKLTRAHTTNPEVQSAWKHQRITLERTSLKEIAAILQETYGFQVEIKEPELADRTATGSFPAHNADEVLEMITELFDINFTRQNNKIVFKD; this comes from the coding sequence ATGGAAGATATACTAGATAAAAAAGTAGTATTCGATTATTTCTCGGGTCATACAACCCCGCTTCAAAAAAAAGCAGTTGAGGCCTGGTTACAGGATACCGCTAATCATGAGCAATACTATCAGTGGTTGCATGAGTGGGAGTTATCCCATTTGCAGGCCACGGCATCCTGGCAGGATGCGTTTAATCGGACGCAGGAGCGAGTGAACCAGGAAATCCCCGCGAGCAGTCCCTTTTTGTCCGTATCCTATAATCGGAGCTGGTGGGCATTTTCTAATCGAAACATGGTGGCAGCCATTGTTCTGGTTACGCTGATTGGTGCTTCTTTATTCGGACTAAAGGATCGTATTTTTTATAAGACCATTCAGGTTGGCTATGGACAGACAGAGCAGGTTAAACTGACTGATGGATCGCTGGTCGTATTGAATGCCAACTCGTCGATCCGATTCCCGAGGTTTGGTTTTGGCGATGGTACCCGTACCGTTGAACTAACTGGCGAAGCCGATTTTCAGGTGCAGCATTCCCCAAAAAATCAGCGCTTTGTGGTGGTTACGCCCAAAGGATTGCAGGTAACCGTGTTAGGTACGCAGTTTACGGTTTTTGCCCGCCAGCGACGATCTCAGATAACACTACGCACGGGTAAAGTTGCGTTGCAAATGAGTCAGACGCCTAAAGCGCCTTCTATCATTATGAAGCCCGGCGACCTGGTAACCCTGGATAATTCGGGCAAACTAACCCGAGCGCATACGACTAATCCGGAAGTCCAGTCGGCCTGGAAGCATCAGCGGATTACGTTAGAGCGGACCTCGTTGAAAGAGATTGCCGCCATACTACAGGAAACGTACGGTTTTCAGGTCGAGATAAAAGAGCCTGAACTAGCTGATCGTACGGCAACGGGTTCCTTCCCCGCCCATAATGCCGATGAAGTTCTGGAAATGATCACTGAGCTGTTCGATATCAACTTTACCCGCCAGAATAATAAAATCGTTTTTAAAGACTAA
- a CDS encoding glycoside hydrolase family 43 protein, whose translation MAQQPTKPVVTYRNPVISGDFADPSIIRVGTTYYAVGTSSEWGPPYPMYTSTDLVNWAYLGPVFKEMPAWTMGSYWAPELFYRNGTYFVYYTARRKSDKRSYIGVASTRDLRKGFTDHGLLIEWTTEAIDAFVLEDQGRLYITWKAYGLDKGKAIEILGAELAADGLKVTGKAFTLLTADKNNWESGGAEGQAIFKRGRYYYMTYSGNACCGARCNYQVGLARAEKLQGPWEKYAGNPVLVSDSIWKCPGHGTVVTTPDNRYFYLHHAYNGVDFTSVGRQGVLSELTWDDKTQWPAFRYGTEMPAVAESPMGVSQTMQPGLKLDFGTNKTEMPWVWDVSLPKPTFTVQEGQLQLVNTASGSIGSFLGFVIKRGTYTFSAAIRPQVDVLQSICLYGDASNGLGLGVRKSQLELWQVKDAVRTVLETQSIPESLSSISLQVHTAAGQFYTFSWYTGGTNPQLLTAGPLNGSSVPRWDRAPRIGVSVSGTGKEKSHIQSIQLNYN comes from the coding sequence TTGGCACAGCAACCGACCAAGCCGGTTGTTACGTACCGAAATCCAGTCATCTCGGGCGATTTTGCCGATCCATCCATTATCCGGGTTGGTACCACATACTATGCAGTAGGGACTTCCTCGGAGTGGGGGCCACCGTACCCCATGTATACATCCACCGATCTGGTTAACTGGGCGTACCTTGGGCCAGTTTTTAAGGAGATGCCCGCCTGGACGATGGGCAGCTACTGGGCACCGGAGCTTTTTTATCGGAATGGGACGTATTTCGTGTATTATACCGCCCGCCGGAAGTCGGACAAGCGCTCGTACATCGGCGTTGCCTCTACCCGCGACCTGCGGAAGGGCTTTACTGACCACGGTTTATTGATTGAATGGACGACCGAAGCTATCGACGCGTTTGTGCTGGAAGACCAGGGGAGGTTATACATTACCTGGAAAGCTTACGGACTAGACAAAGGAAAGGCTATTGAGATATTGGGTGCCGAACTCGCTGCCGATGGTCTTAAGGTGACTGGTAAAGCGTTTACGCTCCTGACCGCTGACAAAAACAACTGGGAAAGTGGAGGTGCAGAAGGGCAGGCTATTTTCAAACGGGGGCGCTATTACTACATGACTTATTCCGGCAATGCCTGTTGTGGGGCCCGCTGTAATTATCAGGTAGGTCTGGCCAGGGCCGAAAAGCTCCAGGGACCCTGGGAAAAGTACGCCGGAAATCCGGTGCTGGTCAGCGATAGCATCTGGAAATGCCCTGGCCACGGAACAGTAGTCACTACCCCCGATAACCGCTATTTTTACCTGCACCATGCGTATAACGGAGTCGATTTTACGTCTGTGGGCCGCCAGGGTGTACTCAGTGAATTAACCTGGGATGACAAAACCCAATGGCCTGCCTTTCGATACGGTACTGAAATGCCCGCTGTGGCTGAATCCCCAATGGGCGTCAGCCAAACGATGCAGCCTGGCCTGAAGCTGGACTTTGGAACCAACAAAACTGAAATGCCCTGGGTATGGGATGTAAGTTTGCCTAAACCTACGTTTACTGTTCAGGAAGGCCAGCTTCAGTTAGTAAATACGGCCTCTGGTTCAATAGGTAGTTTTCTGGGATTCGTTATCAAGCGAGGAACGTATACCTTCTCGGCAGCCATTCGCCCGCAAGTGGATGTCCTTCAAAGTATATGCCTGTACGGTGACGCATCGAATGGGCTTGGCTTGGGTGTCCGGAAAAGCCAACTGGAACTTTGGCAGGTGAAAGATGCCGTTCGAACGGTACTGGAAACACAGTCGATACCTGAATCGCTATCATCCATTAGCTTGCAAGTCCATACTGCTGCCGGACAATTTTACACATTTAGCTGGTATACGGGTGGCACAAACCCACAACTCCTAACAGCCGGACCACTCAATGGATCTTCCGTGCCCCGGTGGGATCGCGCCCCACGTATTGGGGTTAGCGTATCTGGGACGGGTAAAGAGAAGAGTCATATCCAATCCATTCAACTGAACTACAACTAA